The nucleotide sequence TCTCTACCGGTTTCATTTTTGATTTACCATCAACATTGACCGCCAAGGGTTTCTCAAGGGCCACGTCGAACATAATAGGCATCGAAGGCCCATAAATATCGGCATCTAAAACCCCTACCTTAAAGCCCATTTTTGCCAAGGTCACCGCTAAATTGGCCGTGACGGTAGATTTACCTACCCCTCCTTTACCCGAGGCGACTGCAATAATGTTCTGTATACCGGGTATGGGCTTCCCCTTTATTTCGTTCGTTTTTGGCTTTGCCGGGGCATCTACCTTTATGTTTACCTTGATCTTGGCCTTTTCGTACACCTTCTGGTGTATGACCTTCAAGATTTCCACTTCGGTCTTTTTACGTGCCTGCAGGCTAGGATTACCAATGGTAATATCTACCTCGACCTCATCACCAAAAATTTGAATATTCTTAACCGCACCGCTTTCTACCATATTTTGCCCCTCACCGGGTACGGTAATGTTCTCTAGTGCCTTTAAAACTTCCTTTTTATCAATCTTCATTATATAAACTCATTCTAAAGAACAAAGATAGGTCATAAGGGCAAGAAACTAAAGTGTTTGTATTGAAATGTAATATAGGCCGATAGGTATTCCTGATTAAGGTTTGTTTATTTAGGGGGAGAGGCGATTTTTTAACTTAGGGTATTGGCAGGATTGGGATGGAAAAGAATCCGCTTTTTTCAATTTGTCCTAATTTTTGAAAAACTAGGATATTTAATAAAGTTATGGAGGAAAAGGCACCCACCTTCAACTAAGTTTAAGCCGGGCCACCCAACTCCTTAAAGGGATCCCAAAAGTGCTTTTCAAAGTCGATAATTTGGTTGTCGACTACGGTTATCCCTTCATTTTCGAGCAATTGTTGCATAAGGTTGGTACCGTCAAAATGGTGTTTTCCTGTAAGCAACCCGATTTTATTGACTACCCTGTGAGCGGGTATTTCCGGCATACTACCGGCTCC is from Zobellia galactanivorans and encodes:
- a CDS encoding MGMT family protein, whose protein sequence is MNSDNKNFFQKVYEVARLIPEGRVTSYGAIAKYLGAARSARMVGWAMNGAGSMPEIPAHRVVNKIGLLTGKHHFDGTNLMQQLLENEGITVVDNQIIDFEKHFWDPFKELGGPA